CCATTTATCAGCATTCTCGTAGGTAATGCCCTAGTTGCCCTCCTTATTCTCGTGAGTTCTGTGATGTACTTTTTCTCTGAAAACCTTCGTCTGAAAGGAGCGAAATTTCCAATCTTAACCGATTTAACGTTGTATACTGCCCGAGAAGGGGAGTCCTACCGCTTAGTTGTAGCACCACTTTATTTCGCCGCCGGTATTTTTCTGACTTTAATTTTATTTTCCGCCCCGATCTCCTACGTTGCGATTACCATTCTCACGCTAGGAGATTCAACTGCGGATCTATTTGGCAAACTGTTCGGGCGAACCCCTTATCCATTTAACAAAGCCAAGACGATTGAAGGATCGCTATGTGGGTTGGCAGCTTCATTTGGAGGAGCGCTTCTTTTTACTACCCCTGTAACCGCAATAGTCGGGGCGCTAGTAGGTATGATGATTGAGGCTCTTCCATTGCCAATCGATGATAATCTTTCGGTTCCTTTAGCGGTTGCTATAGCACTACTCATCGTTGATCAAGTTTTATGATTACACATTCCTTCAGTTCGAAGGCTTCGTGATCTGAAAAAGAATAAGATTTATAGTAAACTTGTGCAGCGTATAGCTTGGAAGTTGTAAGCAGGTTGAGGGCTATAATCCCAGCGCGTTATAAAGATCGCGTAGTCTCATTTTTGCAGAAGATGGGGTTTTACAGCCGACGTAGAGATAGGGAAGAGCATTATTGGAGATACGGTAAAAATGGGCGAATCCACGTAATTTTGAAACCGTTTAGGAAAAAACATGGTAAGTTGCTATTAAAAATACATCTAGACTGTTTTCCATGTATAATTCTCCAATATTCTCCAACAGTTAGCAACCTACTTCGCGAGTTACTTAAGATCTGCCACATAGCTTAACTCCCGAAACAATAGGACAGTTTAGGGAACTGGTTGCGAAGTCTGATCGTTTCAAGCTTCACTTTCCCAGGATCCTCATTGTTGACAAGAATCCGTGCGATTAACTCGGCTATCAGCTCCATTTCTTTCTCCTTCATTCCTCGTCGTGTAACTTCACAGGTCCCAATTCGAACTCCACAATCAACGATTAGGTTCGCCTTTTCCAACCTGTTCGCAATCAGCTTACCTTTCTTCCAACCGTAGTTAAGAAAGATTTGATGGGACCTCGTATAGCCACAATCATGACAAGCAACAGGCAAGCCGTGCTCATAAAGAGCCTTTGCTAACGCTTTAGCGTTCCTAATAACTTGACGAGCATATTCTTTCCCAAAGTGTTTCATCTCAATAAGTGCCATAGTGAGGGCGGCAATCCGATTCCAGTGTGCATTATCAACAAAAGCCGGATGGACATTATTACGAATTACACTTTCATGCTCTGAATTAGTGAGGATGATTCCGCCTTGAGGGCCGAAAAAACTTTTGTGAGTAGATCCCGTTACGATTTGTGCACCTTCTTTAAGAGGGTCTTGAAATTCTCCACCTGCGATTAAACCTAGCACATGCGATCCGTCGTAGCCAAGGATAGCCCCAACATCCTTTGTTGCCTCTGCAATCTGGCGAACAGGATGTGGAAAGAGAAAGAGACTTGCACCCAAAAGAACTACTCTTGGTCGTTCTTGCCGAATTATTTCGACTGCTTTGTCTGTTTGAATATTCATGCGGCTCTGGTTGAATGGAAGATAGATAACTTTTAACCCGAGAAAAAATGGAGCACCTCCAGACGAAATTCCAGGGTACCCTCCATCCTCGGGACCAACGCACATTATTTTATCACCCGGTTTCGTAAAAGATGCGAGTAAAATTAGGTCGGCAATGTGGCCTGAGATGGGTCTTAGATCTGCGTATTCTGAATGAAAAACCTCTCCTGCAATTTTTTCGCCTAAGGATTCTATTTCATCAATATAGCAGGTTCCAGCGTAGAAACCCCCTCTTGAGGTATACCGATGCCCCAGATCTGAGGAGAGGAGGGCTTGGACATTTAGGCTGGTAACGTTTTCCGAGGGAATGAGATTAATACAGTTTTCAGCCCGCCATTCTTCATGTTTACGCACAAGTAGTTGAAGTTCAGTTCTAGACAATGGAACTTTCACCTTTTGAAAATCTTCTTAAGAAGCTTTAATGCCTCTGATGAAAATTAAAACCTTTATTTGAAAAGGTTTTAGGCGTCAAGTTCGTTATAATTCTGGACGTTAAGTTGGAGGTTGCCTCTTGGCAGGGGAGTTAAGTGCGGTTACAAGTTCAGAAATGCGATCTCTTGAAATGAATGCTGAATATCTGGGCGTAACTTTATTACAAATGATGGAAAATGCAGGTTCAGCTGTTGCGCAGCAAATAGCTGCCCGCTTCAATCCAAGGGAGCATCGGGTTGTAATATATGCTGGATTGGGTGGAAAAGGGGGAGATGGTTTTGTAGCAGCTCGTCATCTTGCTGGTGCAGGCTTTAAAGTTACAGTTGTACTCATTGGAAGACCGGAAGACATTCACCATAAAGAGGCGAAGAAGAATTGGGATTCTATTTGGATGCTTCGTCATTCCATTGATATTCACATCACTTCAGATTCTACTACGATTCCAAAAATAGAGGGAGAAGTAATTGTTGACGCTATACTCGGTATAGGAGCGAGGGGTCAACTTCGACAGCCTGTTCTCCGCGCCGTCGAGATAATCAACGAGCTCAATGGTTTTCACGTGGCAATTGACATTCCAACCGGAATTGAATCAGATACAGGGGAACTTATGGGTAATGCGGTAAAAGCGGATTTGACAATTACACATCACGCACCAAAAGTAGGTTTAACCATTGCAAAGGAGCATGTTGGGGAGTTGGTTGTTGCGAACGTCGGTATCCCACCGGAAGCGAGCAGTTTTATCGGTCCTGGTGATGTGGCATTGGTTGTCAAACCCCGCCCGCGAGAGGTCTATAAAGGGCTATTTGGGCGTCTTTTGGTAATTGGTGGAAGCGAGATGTATTCGGGTGCTCCTGCATTAGTTGCTGAAGCGGCGATGCGAACTGGCGTGGATTTGGTGTATATCGCAACGCCATGGAAGACGGCATATGCAATAGCTTCCATGTCTCCGAACTTCATTACAGTGAAACTTGAGGGAGAACACCTTAACCCTAAAAACGTCGCGACCATCGAGAGCCTATTACGTTTAAAAAATCTAGCAGTAGTATTGGGACCTGGCTTAGGTT
The DNA window shown above is from Candidatus Bathyarchaeota archaeon and carries:
- a CDS encoding NAD(P)H-hydrate dehydratase → MAGELSAVTSSEMRSLEMNAEYLGVTLLQMMENAGSAVAQQIAARFNPREHRVVIYAGLGGKGGDGFVAARHLAGAGFKVTVVLIGRPEDIHHKEAKKNWDSIWMLRHSIDIHITSDSTTIPKIEGEVIVDAILGIGARGQLRQPVLRAVEIINELNGFHVAIDIPTGIESDTGELMGNAVKADLTITHHAPKVGLTIAKEHVGELVVANVGIPPEASSFIGPGDVALVVKPRPREVYKGLFGRLLVIGGSEMYSGAPALVAEAAMRTGVDLVYIATPWKTAYAIASMSPNFITVKLEGEHLNPKNVATIESLLRLKNLAVVLGPGLGLHKETVETVKEIFIAIEKNRIPLLIDADGLKAFSTFKRKVDFPLVLTPHAGEYQILTGEELPANPQERAEQVRKTANELGGVILLKGPIDIVSDGKQVKFNYYAHNPGMTVGGTGDTLSGIIGGLLAQGFNPFQAATAGAFINGAAGDFVVAEKGFHMVAADILNWIPKVMEDPMSHVKVRRAW